In a genomic window of Cynocephalus volans isolate mCynVol1 chromosome 1, mCynVol1.pri, whole genome shotgun sequence:
- the KBTBD11 gene encoding kelch repeat and BTB domain-containing protein 11, translated as MENSVAPCVLYPGGAPGTTGEGSLQQLDSAGGEGAVSPAQTPCSLSASLCFSSGDDSPPQSHDSAAEGAAASPCSCRSGQRVVERQWEVSSADAEPVSPEERACPEKPASPEEPVSPEERRSPEEPESLEDPGELSSVPPGVGSAHGEPDLVIEVSGRRLRAHKAVLAARSDYFRARASRDVLRVQGVSFTALRLLLADAYSGRMAGVRPDNVAEVVAGARRLQLPGAAQRATDAVGPQLSLANCYEVLSAAKRQRLTELRDAAYRFMSDHYLEVLREPAVFGRLSGAERDLLLRRRLRAGRARLLAAALGPAGERAGSRPQSPSGDADGRGDAAIYCYHAAAGEWRELTRLPEGAPARGCGLCVLYNYLFVAGGVAPAGTDGRARPSDQVFCYNPATDCWSSVRPLCQARSQLQLLALDGHLYAVGGECLLSVERYDPRADRWAAVAPLPRGAFAVAHEATTCNGEIYVSGGSLFYRLLKYDPRRDEWQECPCSSSRERSADMVALDGFIYRFDLCGGRGDAQAAAGLGGGVSVFRYHCLAKQWSQCASHLRPPGAAAGLQPFRCAALDGNIYCVSRAGTWRFVPSQDGEPSQGGSFEQELLGAPLDARGMLFPFVLNLPEKPDRGEQGAV; from the exons ATGGAGAACTCGGTGGCCCCCTGCGTCCTCTACCCAGGGG GGGCTCCCGGGACTACGGGAGAGGGCAGCCTGCAGCAGCTGGACTCGGCCGGGGGGGAGGGCGCTGTGTCCCCGGCGCAGACACCCTGCAGTCTCAGCGCGTCCCTGTGTTTCAGCTCCGGGGACGACTCCCCGCCGCAGTCTCATGACTCCGCTGCGGAGGGCGCAGCGGCCTCCCCGTGCTCGTGTCGCAGCGGCCAGCGGGTGGTGGAAAGGCAATGGGAAGTCAGCAGCGCGGACGCAG AGCCCGTGTCCCCCGAGGAGCGCGCGTGCCCGGAAAAGCCTGCGTCCCCAGAAGAACCCGTGTCCCCTGAGGAGCGCAGGAGCCCTGAAGAGCCCGAGTCACTGGAAGATCCTGGGGAGCTCTCGTCTGTGCCCCCCGGGGTAGGGTCCGCCCACGGGGAGCCCGATCTGGTAATCGAGGTATCGGGCCGCCGGCTCCGGGCGCACAAGGCGGTGCTGGCGGCGCGCAGCGACTACTTCCGCGCGCGCGCGTCGCGGGACGTGCTGCGGGTGCAGGGCGTGAGCTTCACGGCGTTGCGGCTGCTGCTGGCCGACGCGTACAGCGGGCGCATGGCGGGCGTGCGGCCCGACAACGTGGCCGAGGTGGTGGCCGGCGCGCGCCGCCTGCAGCTGCCTGGCGCCGCGCAGCGCGCCACCGACGCCGTGGGGCCGCAGCTGAGCCTGGCCAACTGCTATGAGGTGCTGAGCGCGGCCAAGCGGCAGCGGCTGACCGAGCTGCGTGACGCCGCCTACCGCTTCATGAGCGACCACTACCTGGAGGTGCTGCGAGAGCCAGCCGTGTTCGGGCGCCTGTCGGGCGCCGAGCGCGACCTGCTGCTGCGTCGCCGCCTGCGCGCCGGCCGCGCTCGCCTGCTGGCTGCGGCGCTCGGGCCGGCCGGGGAGCGCGCCGGCAGCCGCCCGCAGAGCCCCTCGGGGGACGCGGACGGGCGCGGCGACGCGGCCATCTACTGCTACCACGCGGCGGCCGGAGAGTGGCGCGAGCTGACCCGGCTGCCCGAGGGCGCGCCGGCGCGGGGCTGCGGCCTGTGCGTGCTCTACAACTACCTCTTCGTGGCCGGCGGCGTGGCTCCCGCGGGCACAGACGGCCGCGCGCGCCCGTCCGACCAAGTTTTCTGCTACAACCCGGCCACGGACTGCTGGAGCTCCGTGCGGCCGCTGTGCCAGGCGCGCTCGCAGCTGCAGCTCCTGGCCCTGGACGGCCACCTGTACGCCGTGGGCGGCGAGTGCCTACTCAGCGTGGAGCGCTACGACCCGCGCGCCGACCGCTGGGCCGCCGTGGCCCCACTGCCCCGGGGCGCCTTCGCCGTGGCCCACGAGGCCACCACCTGTAACGGCGAGATCTACGTGTCCGGGGGCTCGCTCTTCTATCGCCTGCTCAAGTACGACCCCCGGCGCGATGAGTGGCAGGAGTGCCCGTGCAGCAGCAGCCGCGAGCGCTCGGCCGACATGGTGGCCCTCGACGGCTTCATCTACCGCTTCGACCTGTGCGGGGGCCGAGGCGACGCCCAGGCAGCGGCCGGGCTGGGCGGCGGGGTCAGCGTCTTCCGCTACCACTGCCTGGCCAAGCAGTGGAGTCAGTGCGCCTCGCACCTGCGGCCCCCGGGCGCTGCTGCGGGCCTGCAGCCCTTCCGCTGCGCCGCTCTGGACGGCAACATCTACTGCGTCAGCCGCGCGGGCACCTGGCGCTTCGTGCCCTCCCAGGACGGCGAGCCCAGCCAGGGCGGCAGCTTCGAGCAGGAGTTGCTCGGAGCCCCCTTGGACGCCCGAGGGATGCTTTTCCCGTTTGTGCTCAATTTGCCCGAGAAGCCGGACAGAGGGGAGCAGGGTGCCGTGTAG